TTTCAATAGCAGGTACGGTTTGTTTAGATAGATCAGGATGATTGACGCATTCCCAATACTTATCGCGGAAGGAGCCGAAACCTTTTCCTTCATCGTAAAAATCTTCTAAGGAATACCCCATCACTTTACGGACTTCATGCGGATCAAATAAATGCCAGTCGCCGCGGTTTTCCGCCTGCTCCATGAAAAGATCCGGCAAGCAGACACCTGTAAATAAGTCATGAGTTCTTAAACGCTCATCGCCATTATTCAGCTTTGAATCCAGGAATGAAAAGATATCTTTATGCCACACATCCAAATAGACAGCGATGGCTCCTTTCCTTTGACCGAGCTGGTCTACACTTACTGCCGTATTATTCAGCTGCTTCATCCATGGGATGACACCGGATGAGACCCCTTTAAAGCCTTTGATGTCACTTCCGCGGCTGCGGATTTTTCCTAAATAAACTCCGATGCCTCCGCCTGATTTTGAAAGATTTGCAATATCTGTATTGCTGTCAAAGATTCCTTGCAGACTATCATCTACTGTATCTATAAAACAGCTCGACAGCTGGCCAACAGGCTTGCCGGCATTTGAAAGCGTCGGTGTAGCAACGGTCATGTACAAATTGCTGAGGGCCCAGTAAGCTTCTTTGACAAGCTGCAGACGGTGCTCTGTCTTTTCATTGGCCATTAGCGTCATGGCAATGACCAAATAACGTTCCTGAGGCAGTTCAAATATTTTTTTATCAAAATCTCTTGCTAAGTAGCGGTCAGACAGAGTGCGAAGTCCAATATATGTAAACAGCTTGTCTTTTTCCGGCTGAATGATGGAAGAGAGGCTTTCTATTTCTTCATGTGAATAGGCGTTAAGCAAATGCGGACTGTATATGCCCTTATCAGTGAGTGTTTGGATTAAGTTCACAAACGAATCATATCCATTATGCTGATTGCGGTTGAATGCAGCTTCCTTATAAAGCTTTCTTAGATAAATGCGAGCACAAAAGTAAGTCCATTGAGGCTCAAGCTCACTAATATTGGAGAGGCCTTCGAGAATAAGGAGATTGGAGATTTGGGATGTTGTATATTCACTGCGGCCATCGATGCTTTGGATGATTCTTGTGCTGTAATCATCCAGGTCAAGCTCTTTAAAGTCGTGTCCGATTTCATCTATGAAATTCTTAATCCGTTTTTCTGAAAATGGGGATTTCTCAAGTGTAAGTTCATTAAAAATAATAGTTGCCATTGTGGTTGCCATTTGACATCCTCCTAAAAAATAATAAAAAAGCGCAAGCGCCATTATCAGCTTCTAGTTCTGAACGGGGAGCCTGAATTTTTATGCCTAAAAAAAATCCGCTCATGGGATCATGAGCGGATCAAACGATAGAATAACAGGGTGAAAGCAGTCCTGTTATTAACCATCGTTCCATCTCCTCAGTCCCCGAAGAATTCGAAACTATCTAGCAATCAAATGGCAGGTCTCCTGACTTGTGATCATTCTTCGCTGAGTCCTTCCCATACTTCAATCTCGTACAGTGGTAATCCCAGTTCGTCACACTTACAGTTGCGGGGACAGTTCCGGATTTGCACCGGATTCCCTTTTAAGCCAATAAATTGGCACCTTTGCTCGCTGTTGTTTTTCAATATGTAGTATTGTAGTTTTGATTAAATATCAATATGTTGTGTTCTTGGCTAATTTCATCATAATGGACAGGAAAAGAAATTTCAACTTAAATCTTCTGAAATTCAAATAAAAATGTAAAACCATTTTACAGACCAGCGTGTTTCATCATAACATAGGGAGAGGAAGTTTTTCATTCAATCACATTTATTCGATCCGATTTATTTTTGAAAACAGCTTTCAATCTAAATAAAGGAGCCTTCATATGTACATACTTTTAAACGGTGAATTTAAACAGAAAAACGAAGTATCCATTGACTTTGAGGATAGAGGATATCAATTCGGGGATGGTGTGTACGAGGTTATTAGAGTATATAATGGCTCATATTTTGCGATGAAAGAGCATATGGAGCGATTTGTCAGAAGTGCAAAAGAGATTAAGATTGTACTGCAGAATACAGCAGAGGAATTAACGGCGATGCTTAATGAGCTGCTTCGGAAAAATCAAGTGCAGGACGGCGCGGTCTATATGCAAATCACACGGGGCGTAACAGGGAGGAAGCACCTTTTCCCCGGGCAAGACGTTAAGCCTCAAATTGTGGCCTATCCAATTCCCTGTTCAAAACCTGCAGCAGAACAGGAAAAAGGAATTAAACTGCATTTGATGGAGGATGTCCGCTGGCTCCGATGTGACATTAAAAGTTTGAATTTGCTGGGGAATGTCCTTGCAAAGCAGGAAGCTTTTGAAAATGGTGCATATGAGGCTCTGCTGCACAGGGGCAAGCATATAACGGAAGGCTCTTCATCCAATTTTTACGGAGTAAGGAACGGTGTGATTTATACTCATCCTGCCAATAACTTGATTTTAAATGGCATCACACGGATGAAGGTCGTTGAACTGTGTGAAAAAAACGGTTTAACGCTAATCGAAGAAATGATCAAAGCAGATGATCTTGTAAACCTTGATGAAGCTTTTATTACTTCAACAACCAGTGAAGTCATTCCAGTTATTGAGATTGACTCAATGAAAGTCAATGGGGGAGTACCGGGTCCGGTTACGAGAGAACTTCAGCGATTGTTTGAGGAAATGATAGATTAAGATTTTCAGGATCATAATAAAAAAGGAAAGAGCTATAGCTCTTTCCTTTTTTTATTATGATGCAATTGATTCTAAGTTTGGTTTCCCGTTATTTTTACGTTCAGGAAGAAACCCGTACAAAATGCTGAACAAAGGAGAAAGACATAAAAATAATGCAAATGGGATGTATACGATGGCGTCAACACCAAGAGTCTGTGCGAAAAAGGCTCCGCTGACCCCCCATGGAACTAATGGATTGAAGAGTGTACCGCCATCATCAAGGGATCTTGATAGATATTTTTTATTGATATTCAGTTTTTCATAAACTCCCTTGTAGGATTGACCGGGAATAAAAATGGATAAGTATTGCTCACCTGTAACTAAATTGACTCCTATTGAAGAAGAAACCGTTGCAAGGATAAGCTGGCCCTTTGTTTTTACCCGACGTATCAAACCGTTCAAAAGTGTTTGAATCAACTGCAGCTTGTCCATTAATCCACCTAAAGCAAAGGCGATCATGATAAGTGAGATGGACCACATCATGGACTGCAGACCGCCGCGATTCAGCATATTTTGAACCATTTCTTGTTCAATGCTGAAAGTTGTGCCGTTTTGAAGAACATTTAAGAATTGGGCAAAAGTGGCATGATCCTGAAATAAGATTCCAGTTGCACATGCCGTGGCAACTCCAACTGCAAGAGCAGGAATGACGGGAACTCTTGTCATAGCGAGAACAATCACTATAAGGGGAGAGATTAACGTCCAAGCACTTATCTGCACATGCTGCTGCATCACAGAAATGATTTCCTCAATATTAGCCAAGGTTGCAGCATTTATGGTTAAAGTTGTCCCTAAATACCAAAAAATAATGGCTGTGATTAAAAAGGCAGGGCCTGTTGTTTTAGAAATATGACGAATGTGCGTAAAAATATTGACTGATGAAACACCTGCTGAAAAGTTTGTCGTATCAGACATTGGCGACATCTTATCTCCGAAGCATGCTCCGCAAATAACCGCTCCCGCAGCCCATGGGGCAGGAATCCCAGCGGCAACAGCAACTCCCATTAGAGCAACTCCAACTGTACTGACTGTTGTAAAGCTGCTTCCAACCAATAATGAAATAATCGTACAGCAAATAAGCGAGAGAATGAGCAGCGATCCTGGTTCAATCAGATTTAATGCATAAACCATAACAGTTGGAATCGTTCCGCTGAACATCCAGGCACCAATCAAAATTCCAATTAAAGCCAAAATGATAATAGGCTGTACACCTGACTGAACTCCCTTAACAAGACCTTCTTCAATTTCTTTCCAGGAAAACTTATAGATGAGAGCAATTCCGCTTAAAAGGACGAGACAAAGCATAAGCGGCAAGTGCGGCTCTGTTTTTAAATAAAATAAACTAATCAGTATAATGGCAATCATGGATATGAAAATCATAACTGATGATGCAAATGAAACAGTTTTTGGATGATTCATTAATTCTAATTCCTTCCTTTTATACTTAAACGCTTTTATGCTTTTGCGCATAAAAGTATTATATCAATCTATTAACTTATGTCAACTGGAGAAATTAGTAAGCAATTAGTCCTCTGTTCAATGAGAAATATTATATAGCTGCCTAATATGGACTTTTCCTTTCATGAATACAATTTTCACTTGCGGAAACCGGTATAATACTTGCCAATGAACGCTTTTTTTTTCCATAAGTCACTAAAGAGACACAATAGAGTAAGACAGCTGAAGCAGCTTTGCTGGATTGAAGACTGAAGGAGTGCTGATGCGGGTTATAGGAGAAATTGAATGACTTTACCCTTACAAAGAATGAGAAGCCCAATAAAAAGAAAGAGCAAGCTTAACTAGTAACGGGTTCTGGTCAGAGGTGCAAAACAGCAAATCGCAATGTAAGAAGCACTCCATTCACAATCGGGCTATATTCTTGAATAAGAGAGGAATTTTTAGATAGTAAAGTTATATCTCTCCGTTGATTAAATATACAATCAATTGTATATTTATAACATAAAAGGGAGGGATTTAACTTGGAGGTAAAATTTGCTGAGGTATCGCATGCACCGATAATACACGACTTAATGATCAAGGCATTTATGGAATATAAAGACGAAGTACCACCCTCAAGTGCTTTGGAGGAAACTATACAATCTGTAGTAATTGCTTTAAAAGACGGTGAGCAGGGTTTAATTAGCTATGTTGATAATCAGCCTGTTGGAATGGTTCGTTTTCAATTAAAAGAAGACGGTTTATATTTTTATAGACTATCAGTAATTCCAGAAAAACAGGGTCTTGGTATTGCGAAAAAAATATTAGGGTCTTTAGAAGATGCCGCAATAAAAAAAGGAGTAACTACGATATTTTGCAAAGTTCGTATGACTGTGCCTAAAAATATAAAGTTATATCGTTCAACTGGGTATGGAATCTATGATGAGGAAGTTGTACATAAGCCAAACGGCATAAATATTAAAGTTGTTTCTATGAAGAAGAGACTCGATTTGGGCAAGCATCACAATAATTGATTGAGGAGTGGAGCTAGTGTATCTAATATGTGAAAGTGAGAATTTAGAAGATTATTTGCTTGAATTAAACGAGATTAATTATTCTAACCCTTTGATAAAGTCGAAAGTAGATGAACTATTTAATCCATCTCAATCTGAAATTGAAAAGGCAGAGGTTGCTTTTGAATTTGTTCGAGATGAAATATCTCATTCGTGGGATATCCAAGGGAAACGAGTTACGTGTAAGGCATCAGATGTATTAACCTATAAAGAAGGGATATGCTATGCAAAATCCCATTTACTAGCATCTTTATTACGTTCACAAGGAATACCAACTGGTTTCTGTTATCAACGTTTGATGTTGTTTGATACACCAGAAAAAGGGTACTGTATTCATGCTTTGAATGCTGTCTTTTTCAAAGCACTTAATAAATGGCAAAGGCTAGACGCTCGTGGAAATAAAAAGGGAATTGAAGCCCAATTTTCAATTGATAAAGAAAAATTAGCTTTTACGCCCCAAGAGAAGTTTGATGAAAAGGATTATCCTATTATTTATAGGGAACCACATCCAAAAACAATAGCTGTGTTAAAAGAACAAACAGATGTATTAGAAATGTATAAATATCATTTACCAGAGAGCTTATAGTTATTCCATTTAAGGGCGCTATTCTTCGGTAAGACAAACTAAATGATCTTCAACAATCGGGGGCTTTCAGGGAATATCTATGCAGCGTTGATGTTCTAAGATGATCTTCAACAATCGGGCGCGTTAATCGAGGATGAAGGCTAACGACTCTGAGGTTTTTTAAAAGTTTAATCAAAATGTATCCCAAATAAAACATTGGATGTAAAATACCAAATGGCTAAGTAAAGCCTTTTTAGAAACAGGCACCAAAATTCAAGCGCATATTTTCACTCACACAGGTAACATTACTACTTGTACGATCCAAGCACATCCCTTAGGAGGTTTTCATCATGGGCTTTTTTGATTTATTTAACGAAGAAGGAACTCAAAAGGAAACTCGAAAAAAGGTACGTGAAGCAGATCGCACTGCCGATACAGAATTTGCAGCAGAAGACGTACATCTTGATCTTCGTGCTGAAGAATTGGACATCGACAAACACCGTGTGGAGACTGGTGATGTGACGCTTCATAAGGACATTGTTGAGGAAGAACAATCAGTGAATGTCCCTGTTTTACATGATCAAGTCGTTATTGAACAAAGAGCCGTTGATCACGAACCAACAGATGAACCAATTACAGAGGAAGAAACGGTTCACATTCCAGTAACTGCTGAAAAAATTGATGTAGAAAAGCATACGGTCGTCACTGGTGAAGTCTCTGCTCATAAACGTTCGGTTCAGGAAACAGAACAAGTACGCGACGTACTTCGGAAAGAAGTTGCAGATGTTGAATCGCATGGTAATACAGATATTATAAAAGAGGACTAATTGTGCCTACCTACTTAACTTCTAGTTAAGTAGGTTTCTTTCCATCCTCATATATATAAAAGAACTTCAGGAGGTCCTATGGGAAAGTATATTACTATTGGTGCGATAATCGGTAGCATAATCGGTTGGGTAACAGGTTTTACAATCGTTACAGGACTCGTTATAGGAGCAATCGCAGGCGGAATTAGTTATACAATGAATTCGAGAAGGAACATCGACAAACCGACTAAAAAAACAAATGAAATTAAAGAACAAACGCTTCAATTACGAGAAGAGCAGCTGGATATAAAAAAAAACGAGTACAAACGGGGGAGGTTAAAGTTCATAAAGAAGTCGTCGAAGAACAGAAAACGTTCACTGTTCCTATTAAGCGTGAAGAATTGGTAATAGAGGCAGGAAATGGGGAGGAACTTCGAATTCCTCTGAAAGAAGAAGAAGTTGAAATAAACAAACACCCTGTGCAAGTAAATAAAGTATTGGTTACAAAACGACAAATTGAAGAAATAAAACAAATAAAGGAAAAGCTGAAAAAAGAAACAGCACAAGTTTACGTTACAGGTGATAATGTGGATGTCATAAAAAAGCCGCCTTCTGTAACAAAGGACTAAACCATTTCCCGCCTTATTCGTGTAGGGCAGGTGAAGGCGCTAATCAACTCCTGCTCCTTTTACGTAACCTTCGAGACCACCTTCGCCTCCAGCAATCAACAGCGCTGCATTGATAACACTATTGCAGTAAACTGCATCACAATTGAATGAACTTTCTCATGTTCCAGAGCCTCATCAGCCTACATAAGACCTCAAGAATTGATTATGAAATTAGTCCATATCAAAACATTGCCAGCATCATCAAATCCATGATAGCAAATATTAGATGAAGGAAAGGAAAAGTTTTTGCTTTCCAAATATAAAAAGAGGAAGTGCTTGAGAATGAATAACTGGATAAGCGCGCTTTTAAATACAGGGAGAAGACAAAACATTTTAAAGATGTTTGGCAGGAAAAGAAACAATAGAGGCATGATGTGGGTGTCTTTATTAGG
The window above is part of the Metabacillus dongyingensis genome. Proteins encoded here:
- a CDS encoding ribonucleoside-diphosphate reductase subunit alpha, with amino-acid sequence MATTMATIIFNELTLEKSPFSEKRIKNFIDEIGHDFKELDLDDYSTRIIQSIDGRSEYTTSQISNLLILEGLSNISELEPQWTYFCARIYLRKLYKEAAFNRNQHNGYDSFVNLIQTLTDKGIYSPHLLNAYSHEEIESLSSIIQPEKDKLFTYIGLRTLSDRYLARDFDKKIFELPQERYLVIAMTLMANEKTEHRLQLVKEAYWALSNLYMTVATPTLSNAGKPVGQLSSCFIDTVDDSLQGIFDSNTDIANLSKSGGGIGVYLGKIRSRGSDIKGFKGVSSGVIPWMKQLNNTAVSVDQLGQRKGAIAVYLDVWHKDIFSFLDSKLNNGDERLRTHDLFTGVCLPDLFMEQAENRGDWHLFDPHEVRKVMGYSLEDFYDEGKGFGSFRDKYWECVNHPDLSKQTVPAIEIMKGIMKGQLESGTPFMFYRDEVNRSNPNSHKGMVYCSNLCTEITQNQSATTMDEQFTEDGKIITVKTPGDFVVCNLSSINLARAAADEVLERLITIQVRMLDNVIDLNDIPVMQAKLTNQKYRAVGLGTFGWHHLLALKRLKWEDEEAVQYADKLYEEIAFYTIQASMKLAAEKGAYPVFEGSKWHTGEYFESRDYTSENMPWDELKQQVMEKGLRNGYLMAVAPNASTSILAGSTASIDPIFQKMYSEEKKDYKIPVTAPDLNAETTWYYKSAYFIDQMWSIRQNAARQKHIDQSVSFNFYVQNTIKAKELLNLHLSAWKAGLKTTYYVRSTSSAIEDCESCAS
- the dat gene encoding D-amino-acid transaminase translates to MYILLNGEFKQKNEVSIDFEDRGYQFGDGVYEVIRVYNGSYFAMKEHMERFVRSAKEIKIVLQNTAEELTAMLNELLRKNQVQDGAVYMQITRGVTGRKHLFPGQDVKPQIVAYPIPCSKPAAEQEKGIKLHLMEDVRWLRCDIKSLNLLGNVLAKQEAFENGAYEALLHRGKHITEGSSSNFYGVRNGVIYTHPANNLILNGITRMKVVELCEKNGLTLIEEMIKADDLVNLDEAFITSTTSEVIPVIEIDSMKVNGGVPGPVTRELQRLFEEMID
- the nhaC gene encoding Na+/H+ antiporter NhaC; protein product: MNHPKTVSFASSVMIFISMIAIILISLFYLKTEPHLPLMLCLVLLSGIALIYKFSWKEIEEGLVKGVQSGVQPIIILALIGILIGAWMFSGTIPTVMVYALNLIEPGSLLILSLICCTIISLLVGSSFTTVSTVGVALMGVAVAAGIPAPWAAGAVICGACFGDKMSPMSDTTNFSAGVSSVNIFTHIRHISKTTGPAFLITAIIFWYLGTTLTINAATLANIEEIISVMQQHVQISAWTLISPLIVIVLAMTRVPVIPALAVGVATACATGILFQDHATFAQFLNVLQNGTTFSIEQEMVQNMLNRGGLQSMMWSISLIMIAFALGGLMDKLQLIQTLLNGLIRRVKTKGQLILATVSSSIGVNLVTGEQYLSIFIPGQSYKGVYEKLNINKKYLSRSLDDGGTLFNPLVPWGVSGAFFAQTLGVDAIVYIPFALFLCLSPLFSILYGFLPERKNNGKPNLESIAS
- a CDS encoding GNAT family N-acetyltransferase, coding for MEVKFAEVSHAPIIHDLMIKAFMEYKDEVPPSSALEETIQSVVIALKDGEQGLISYVDNQPVGMVRFQLKEDGLYFYRLSVIPEKQGLGIAKKILGSLEDAAIKKGVTTIFCKVRMTVPKNIKLYRSTGYGIYDEEVVHKPNGINIKVVSMKKRLDLGKHHNN
- a CDS encoding transglutaminase-like domain-containing protein produces the protein MYLICESENLEDYLLELNEINYSNPLIKSKVDELFNPSQSEIEKAEVAFEFVRDEISHSWDIQGKRVTCKASDVLTYKEGICYAKSHLLASLLRSQGIPTGFCYQRLMLFDTPEKGYCIHALNAVFFKALNKWQRLDARGNKKGIEAQFSIDKEKLAFTPQEKFDEKDYPIIYREPHPKTIAVLKEQTDVLEMYKYHLPESL
- a CDS encoding YsnF/AvaK domain-containing protein, whose protein sequence is MGFFDLFNEEGTQKETRKKVREADRTADTEFAAEDVHLDLRAEELDIDKHRVETGDVTLHKDIVEEEQSVNVPVLHDQVVIEQRAVDHEPTDEPITEEETVHIPVTAEKIDVEKHTVVTGEVSAHKRSVQETEQVRDVLRKEVADVESHGNTDIIKED
- a CDS encoding YsnF/AvaK domain-containing protein; its protein translation is MTRRAAGYKKKRVQTGEVKVHKEVVEEQKTFTVPIKREELVIEAGNGEELRIPLKEEEVEINKHPVQVNKVLVTKRQIEEIKQIKEKLKKETAQVYVTGDNVDVIKKPPSVTKD